In Macrobrachium nipponense isolate FS-2020 chromosome 15, ASM1510439v2, whole genome shotgun sequence, a single genomic region encodes these proteins:
- the LOC135195055 gene encoding zinc finger protein 420-like: MALTRYATTFLTMRDIEAEPPGESEIPMDVSCNSYDYETATEKQENIHVEVSSVSDTSHSISDLDKEFAVNQKKYKAARKRVTERSFICNICGKKFLHAGHYSRHCKIHKANTLRRKKSESVSVRPVLSGEVSVSPSSYGYPKQGLYQSDFSLTEHKQTINRSFICVICGKGFGRNSHLKRHIKLHKGKNTLSLQKEQPKLQTAQAQPSILQAILSGSSTSETLVEHSDSGSSDNSKEQTRLSVTSPSEITMLKSESCCSFTGKSPDVIGSALNQKSEDSLKLSLKSPKICNAALLKSPVDSKDFIGDGVYVKLEQNDHSILSNESSEERSNEPETHFTDSVNVDKINQESSKDLFCQICGKAFGRKSHLTRHIKLHVNKEIHDCEICGKRFLQSAYLKAHVSTVHAAVKQELEKIFGCPICDKRFGRMSHLKRHMKLHVGGETYDCKVCGKKFLQNSNLKSHEKSHADLLTSIDEGLVKRHVDERTNIEYFDCEQCGKSFQQISSLKAHINTVHIGRKIFEKCFECSYCGKEFGRNSHLKRHLKLHIGGQTFTCELCGRGFKQNGNLKAHIRMVHLKERPHQCTYCGKMFLQQSNLNTHIRTHTGEKPYGCTICGKNFTQGNQLKYHMRTHYGETPFSCLFCGKTFTNNRSCQRHLKIHAEENPLECGVCLESFNSEDEVKAHWRQHTKQSIKNHNRNSHVLKRPRNRDSLVVAVAGSNDSGSEGGAVDSEDGNTSDNVTYIKDEVDVIVKEEPETYECASDYGSTNESETLSCVVGDDTDQDSVTVMDEHTDFQDVIKSVNESIKGMTKNKILSLQQPEKDQTDASLIDNNDSLEGLSVGVEPECLDPLGGV, encoded by the coding sequence atGGCACTGACTAGATATGCCACAACTTTTCTTACAATGCGTGATATAGAGGCTGAACCACCTGGTGAATCTGAGATACCCATGGATGTGTCATGTAACTCTTATGATTATGAAACTGccacagaaaaacaagaaaacatacATGTTGAGGTATCCTCGGTAAGTGATACTTCACATTCCATTTCAGACTTAGACAAAGAGTTTGCTGTAAACCAGAAAAAGTATAAAGCTGCAAGAAAAAGAGTTACAGAAAGGAGCTTCATTTGCAATATCTGTGGTAAGAAGTTTTTGCATGCTGGTCATTATAGCAGACACTGTAAGATACACAAAGCAAATACTCTTAGGAGGAAGAAGTCAGAGTCTGTTAGCGTCCGTCCTGTTTTGAGTGGAGAAGTCTCAGTATCCCCTTCCTCATATGGTTACCCAAAGCAAGGACTGTATCAGAGTGATTTTTCACTGACTGAGCACAAGCAAACCATAAACAGAAGTTTTATTTGTGTTATATGCGGGAAAGGCTTTGGTAGGAACAGTCACCTAAAGCGTCACATAAAATTGCACAAAGGCAAAAATACGTTGTCTTTGCAGAAAGAACAACCTAAACTCCAAACTGCTCAAGCACAACCCTCAATTCTTCAAGCTATACTAAGTGGTAGCAGTACCTCAGAGACTTTAGTAGAGCACAGTGATAGTGGCTCTTCAGACAACTCAAAGGAACAAACCAGATTGTCAGTTACCAGTCCATCGGAGATTACAATGCTGAAATCTGAATCCTGTTGTTCTTTCACAGGAAAGTCCCCAGATGTGATTGGATCAGCTCTAAATCAGAAGTCAGAAGACTCTCTGAAACTGTCTTTAAAATCTCCTAAAATATGTAATGCAGCATTGTTGAAATCACCAGTGGATAGTAAAGATTTTATTGGTGATGGAGTGTATGTTAAATTGGAGCAGAATGATCACTCCATTTTAAGTAATGAAAGCTCAGAGGAAAGAAGTAATGAGCCTGAAACACATTTTACAGACTCAGTGAATGTAGATAAAATTAACCAAGAGTCATCAAAAGACTTATTTTGTCAAATTTGTGGAAAGGCATTTGGACGTAAGAGTCACCTTACAAGACACATAAAACTGCATGTCAATAAGGAAATTCATGACTGTGAGATTTGTGGAAAACGTTTTCTTCAGAGTGCCTACCTTAAAGCACATGTTAGCACTGTGCATGCCGCAGTGAAGCAAGAGTTGGAAAAAATATTTGGATGTCCTATTTGTGATAAAAGATTTGGTCGTATGAGTCACCTGAAAAGACACATGAAATTACATGTCGGTGGGGAGACTTATGATTGTAAAGTATGTGGTAAGAAGTTCTTGCAAAATAGTAATTTAAAATCTCATGAAAAATCGCATGCTGACCTTTTAACATCAATTGATGAAGGCCTTGTTAAAAGACATGTTGACGAAAGGACCAACATAGAGTATTTCGATTGTGAACAGTGTGGAAAAAGTTTTCAGCAGATAAGCAGTCTTAAAGCTCACATTAATACTGTGCACATTGGccgtaaaatttttgaaaaatgttttgaaTGTTCATATTGTGGGAAGGAATTTGGCCGTAACAGTCACCTCAAGAGGCACCTTAAGCTTCATATTGGAGGGCAAACATTCACTTGTGAACTATGTGGTAGAGGTTTCAAACAAAATGGCAATTTGAAAGCACATATCAGAATGGTACATTTAAAAGAAAGGCCCCACCAGTGCACTTACTGTGGGAAGATGTTCTTGCAACAGAGTAATCTCAACACTCACATAAGAACACACACAGGGGAGAAACCATATGGATGTACAATTTGCGGCAAAAATTTTACTCAGGGAAATCAGCTGAAATACCACATGCGAACACATTATGGGGAGACGccattttcatgtttgttttgtgGGAAGACTTTCACCAACAATAGAAGTTGTCAGAGACACTTGAAGATTCATGCTGAGGAGAATCCTCTTGAGTGTGGTGTTTGCTTGGAGAGCTTCAACAGTGAGGATGAGGTGAAGGCTCATTGGAGACAGCATACAAAACAATCCATTAAAAATCATAACCGTAACTCCCACGTTCTAAAAAGGCCCAGAAACCGCGATTCTTTGGTTGTTGCTGTAGCAGGATCCAATGATAGTGGTTCAGAAGGTGGAGCAGTTGACAGTGAAGATGGAAATACAAGTGATAATGTAACTTACATTAAAGATGAAGTAGATGTTATAGTCAAAGAAGAGCCTGAAACTTATGAATGTGCAAGTGATTATGGATCTACCAATGAAAGTGAAACTCTTTCATGTGTGGTTGGTGATGACACTGATCAGGACAGTGTGACTGTTATGGATGAGCACACTGATTTCCAGGATGTGATAAAATCTGTAAACGAATCAATTAAAGGtatgactaaaaataaaattttatcattgcAGCAGCCTGAAAAAGATCAAACTGATGCCAGTCTAATTGATAATAATGACAGTTTGGAGGGGCTGTCAGTTGGTGTGGAGCCAGAGTGTCTAGATCCACTTGGTGGTGTTTga